A genomic stretch from Onychostoma macrolepis isolate SWU-2019 chromosome 02, ASM1243209v1, whole genome shotgun sequence includes:
- the rxfp3.2a gene encoding relaxin-3 receptor 1, which yields MQGNSSALAPGLAACGPALDEGDALSNRTALHNLSLRCWLQLLSKESAPELYGDSSSMAMRVVIALVYLIVCALGLVGNLLALYLLQSRHRLKQSSINCFVMSLAVTDLQFVLTLPFWAVDTALDFRWPFGKVMCKIISSVTTMNMYASVFFLTAMSVARYCSLSSSLRMQSPKTASAEVKWASLGIWIVSVVATIPHAVYSTTAQVSDDELCLVRFSDSGSWDPQLLLGLYQTQKVLLGFVIPLVIICVCYLLLLRFVLRRRVSGIPGSDSERGRHKRRSKVTRSVTIVVLSFFLCWLPNQALTLWGVLIKFDLVPFSNAFYNAQAYAFPITVCLAHTNSCLNPVLYCLIRQEYRTGLKKLLFRATPSIRNLAKLVYRGKKVAEAPPAVSVVQMEIGV from the coding sequence ATGCAGGGAAACAGCAGCGCGTTGGCACCGGGTTTAGCGGCGTGCGGACCGGCACTGGACGAGGGCGATGCGCTGTCGAACCGGACCGCTCTCCACAACCTGTCTCTCCGCTGCTGGCTGCAGCTACTCTCCAAAGAGTCCGCGCCGGAGCTCTACGGCGACAGCTCGAGCATGGCCATGCGCGTCGTGATCGCGCTCGTCTACCTGATCGTGTGCGCTCTGGGGCTCGTCGGGAACCTGTTGGCGCTTTACCTGCTCCAGTCgcgccacagactcaagcagtCGTCCATCAACTGCTTCGTCATGAGTCTAGCCGTGACGGACCTGCAGTTCGTCCTGACTCTTCCGTTCTGGGCCGTGGACACCGCTTTGGACTTCAGATGGCCGTTTGGAAAGGTGATGTGCAAGATCATCAGCTCAGTCACCACTATGAACATGTACGCGAGCGTGTTCTTCTTGACGGCCATGAGCGTTGCGCGCTACTGCTCCTTGTCCTCATCCTTGCGGATGCAAAGTCCCAAAACGGCCTCGGCCGAGGTCAAGTGGGCCAGCTTGGGAATCTGGATAGTGTCCGTGGTTGCCACCATCCCTCACGCGGTTTACTCCACCACGGCGCAGGTGTCCGACGACGAGCTGTGCCTCGTGCGCTTCTCGGATTCCGGTAGCTGGGACCCGCAGCTGCTTTTGGGTCTCTATCAAACCCAGAAGGTCCTCCTGGGCTTCGTGATTCCGCTGGTCATCATCTGCGTTTGTTACCTCCTGCTGCTGCGCTTCGTTCTGCGGCGGCGCGTCAGTGGAATTCCCGGCTCGGACAGCGAGAGAGGGCGGCACAAGCGCCGTTCCAAAGTCACCAGATCGGTCACCATCGTAGTTCTGTCGTTCTTTCTGTGCTGGCTGCCCAACCAGGCGCTGACCCTTTGGGGAGTGCTCATCAAATTCGACCTGGTGCCGTTCAGCAACGCGTTTTACAACGCGCAGGCCTACGCGTTCCCCATCACCGTGTGCCTGGCGCACACCAACAGCTGCCTGAACCCGGTGCTGTACTGTCTGATCCGCCAGGAGTACCGCACCGGCCTCAAGAAACTGCTGTTTAGAGCCACTCCGTCCATCCGGAACCTGGCCAAGCTGGTGTACCGGGGAAAGAAGGTGGCGGAGGCTCCGCCTGCGGTGTCCGTGGTGCAGATGGAGATCGGGGTGTGA